The following DNA comes from Alienimonas californiensis.
CCAACCTTCCCGACAGGTCGGGGAGGATTGTCGCACCCCGGCGGTCCCCCGAAACCTGCGTCCCTCGCCGGGGTTTCGTCCAGAAGCCCCGCATTGTTTCCCGCTGAGCCCCCTCCCATGCGTTCGCCCGTCCGTTCTCGTTCCGCCGCCCGTCCCGTTCGTCGCCCCGTAGCGCCTCGCGGCGGCTTTACGCTGGTGGAAGTCCTGTTGGTGCTGGCGATCCTCGGGGTGATCGCCGCGCTGGTCGTGCCGAACCTGTTGGGTTCGCAGCAGAAGGCGAACATCAGCGCCACCCGGGTGGCCATCTCGAACTACGAGAGCGCCATCGAGCAGTACGCGATCGACCACAACGGTCGCCCGCCGCAGGGCTCCGCCCAAGAAGTGAATCAGATGCTGATGGCGCCGGAACCGATCGACGGCCGGCAAGTCGATCCGTACATCGACGAACAGCCCAAGGACGGTTGGGACGAGCCGCTGTTCTACCAGTTCCCCGCGTCGAACCAGACGATCAGCACCAAGCCGGACATCTGGAGCGCCGGCCCGAACGGCGTGAACGAAGACGGCAGCGGCGACGACGTCAACAACTGGTCCACCGTCGGCACGTGAGCCCGCCGTTCGCCCCCCGCCGTCGCCCCGAGCCGCCCCGCCCGCGTCCTTCCAAGTGGACGTCCCGCGGGTTCACCCTCGTGGAGATTCTGCTGGTCCTCACGGTGCTGGCCGTGCTGGCGGCGGTGGTGGCGCCCACGGCGTTGCGGTTCTTCGGCGACTACGCCCTCCGCTCCAGTGCCGAGGCCGTCCGCGGCGACCTCGCCCGGGCCCGCCTGGATGCGGTGCAGGAGGGCGTGCCCTACGAGTTTCGGGCTGAGGCGAACGGCCGCCGCTGGGTCGTCGTCCCGGCGGAACGTGAACAGGCCCCCGTCGCCTCCGCCGCGGCCCCTGTTCAAGTCGACTGGGTGCCCGTCCGCACCGGCACGCTGGCGGAGGGGGTGACGTTTCCCTCCACGGCCTCCCTCATGCCCACCGCCGGCCGTCCCGCCGCCAATTACTTTGAGGGGTTGCCCAACGCCGCGGAGTTGGGGATGGCCCAGTGGTCCGACCCGATCCGCTTCCTGCCGGACGGCACCGCGTCGGCTTCCTCGGTCACGCTGGCCGACGACATCGGCGGGCTGCGGGTCGTCGTCCGCAGCATGACCGGCGCCGCCTCGATCGAACCGGTCGAACGCCCGACCCTCCCCGGGATGCCGCCGCAATGACGCGACTTTCCAAGGGCCATGCTCTGACCGGTTCAGTGATACCAGCCCGACGTGCAAGCGTCGGCGGTGCGAATCGCCGCGCGCCTTCGCGATGGCCTACCGCCGGCTGCGCCGACCGCCGACGCTCGCGCGTCGGGCTGGTCTCGAAGTGCACGCCGCGGAGGGGCATCACCTTCTACGAGGTGTTCCTCGCGCTGATCCTGCTGGTCGGGTCGTTGGCGGTGCTGGGTCAGCACGTCTCCTTGGGCGTGCGGGCCGCGGACGAGGCCCGGTTGCGGACGAAGGCGGAGGAGTTCGCCACGACGAAAATGAACGAGGTCCTCGCCGGCATCGAGCCGTTGCAAACGGTAGGCGAAGCGCCGTTGCAGG
Coding sequences within:
- a CDS encoding GspH/FimT family pseudopilin, whose amino-acid sequence is MSPPFAPRRRPEPPRPRPSKWTSRGFTLVEILLVLTVLAVLAAVVAPTALRFFGDYALRSSAEAVRGDLARARLDAVQEGVPYEFRAEANGRRWVVVPAEREQAPVASAAAPVQVDWVPVRTGTLAEGVTFPSTASLMPTAGRPAANYFEGLPNAAELGMAQWSDPIRFLPDGTASASSVTLADDIGGLRVVVRSMTGAASIEPVERPTLPGMPPQ
- a CDS encoding type II secretion system protein GspG, with product MEVLLVLAILGVIAALVVPNLLGSQQKANISATRVAISNYESAIEQYAIDHNGRPPQGSAQEVNQMLMAPEPIDGRQVDPYIDEQPKDGWDEPLFYQFPASNQTISTKPDIWSAGPNGVNEDGSGDDVNNWSTVGT